From the Tenacibaculum dicentrarchi genome, the window TTTAATTTGTTTGTTGAGCGCTAAAATAGAAAAAGTCCTGTATTAAAATCAATACAGAACTTTTTTTTATGAAAAATGTGTATTTTGTATTTCCCTTACATTCCGTACACTGCTTCTTTGTTAAACTTTTTTGTTAACAAATAGTAAACTACAGCTCTGTATTTCTTTCTTTCTGAGCGACCTATTTGTTCCATAACTTGGTCAATAGCATTATCTAATTCAGGAGTATCTGCTAAACCTAATTTTTTGATTAAAAAGTTATTTTTAACGGTTAGCAATTCTTTTGGATCAGTACCTGATACTGTTTCGGCATCTGTTTTGTAAATTGAAGGACCTAATCCTTTGGTTACAGCTGTTAATAATTCAAGATTTACAGACAGTTTTCTGTCGTCCATAAACTTTTTATACAATTCTACTTTTTCGTCAAATTTACTCATCTTTTTTCTTTTAATTATTTGTTAATGTAGCATTACATCATTTCAAATATAGCTAAATAATTTGTTCTTTCAAATAAGAAAAATTAATAATTTTAATCAAAAAAAAATGTTAATTATTTCTTGTAATGACAATACTTTAGAAGAAATTATTTATATTAGGTATTATTATTGTAGTATATTTAGCTATAATCAAACAGGTAGTTTATGTCGATATTAAAATTTGAATCTATGCTGAAAACCAACGATGTCTATTTTTTTGATGCCGTTGAGTTTGAAACAATTATTGAACATTATTTAGATATAGCCAAAAATTCATTGGCTAAAAAAGCGGTGTCCTTAGGCTTAGAACAGCATCCGTCATCAATTCAATTAAAATTAATGAAAGTAGAGCTTTTAGTTTTTGATAATGAATTAAAAAAAGCCACTGAATTGCTTAAAAATATTGAAGCTGTTGAACCTTATAACGATGAGGTTTTTATTCAAAAAGCATTAATTTTATCTAAAAAAAATAAACATAAGCAAGCAATATCAGTTTTAAATGAATCGCTATCTTTTATTGAAGATCCAGCAGATATTTGGTCAATGTTAGGCATGGAATATTTGTATTTAGACGATTATAAAAATGCTCGTTTAAATTTTGAAAAATGTGTAGCTTTTGATATGGAAGATTTTTCGTCTTTATATAATATTGTGTATTGTTTTGATATGGAAGAAAAACATATTGAGGCGATACAATATTTAAACACTTATATAGATAAAAACCCTTATTGTGAGGTAGCTTGGCATCAATTAGGTAGAAAATATGCCGAAATAGGAATGCGTAGAGAGGCGCTTACGGCATTTGAATATTCGATATTAATAGACGAAAATTTTATAGCTGGTTATTTAGAAATGGCTAAAACTTTAGAAGATTTAAACCGCTATGAAGAGGCTATTAAAAACTATAAAATTACCTTAAAGTTAGACGAGCCTACGACTTTTTCATATATAAGAATAGGGGATTGTTACGAAAAATTAGAAAATAGTAATAAAGCAATTTATTTTTATAAAAAAGCAGTTAACAAAGATCCTTTTTTCGATAAAGGTTGGGCGTTATTAACGAATATTTATTTTGAAAATAAAAACTATCAGAAAGCGCTATATTATATTAAAAAAGCCATTGAAATAGATGAAATAAACCCTTTTTATTGGCGAATATATAGCGATATAAATTTAAAATTGAATTTTTATGAAGAGGCTGTAAAAGGATTTTATACCTGCATTGAGTTAGGCGATGATGAAATGGAAGTTTATACTGATTTAGCAGATATTTTATTATTTTTAGGTGAATTTGACGAAGCTTTAAAAATCTTGATTAAAGCCAAAAAACTATATGAAGATTTTGCTGAAATTGAATATCGTTTGTGTGGTTTGTTTATGATTTTAGACAAGCAATCGTACGGATTAATACATTTAAAAAATGCGTTGGCGATTAATTTTGAATTGCACGATATTATAAATGAGTTGTATCCTACTGTTTTTGAACACGAAAAGGTTCAGGAAGTTATTTCTGATTATAGAAAAGCCTTGAAATAATTATTTCAAGGCTTTTTTGTTTTTCTTTGGATAAAAAAAATACCTAAAATAAGCGGAAAAACTTAGGAAATACGCTTCCAAATTTTCAGTAAAATTCCTACACAAATTAAGGTTGTTACAGTTAATATTGAGGCTAGTAATGTTTTACCATAAATCCAGTTTCCTGTGGCGAATAAAAAACTATAAACTCCAATTGTTCCAGTAATAAAACCGACAATTTTTATACCGATATTTTTAAATTTATCTTCGCCTTCAAAAATTAAACTCTCAAAATTATCAATTGTTTTTTTATCTGTAGGTTTTGTTAAAAGCGTTACTAAAATCCATCCGAAAGTAGTAATTACGACACCAATAATTAATTGCCAATAGCCTGCGATTTCAAAAAACGGGTTTTCTAATTTTCTGTTGATAAAAAAGAAAAATGCAATTACAAATGATATTCCCATTGCAGCAATTTCACTGTACGGATTAATTCGGCTCCAAAACCATCTTAAAATAAATAATAAGCCTGTTCCTGCACCAATTTGCAATAATAAATCAAAAACATCTTTAGCCGATTGCAAATAAAATGAAAATAAAGCAGCACAAATCATTAATAAAACAGTAGAAATCCGACCAACCACAACTTTTTGTTTTTCCGAAGCTTCTTTATTGATAAAACGACTGTAAAAATCATTCACGATATACGAACTTCCCCAATTTAATTGGGTAGAAATCGTACTCATAAAAGCGGCTATTAAAGAGGTTAATACAATCCCTAACAAACCTGCGGGTAAATAGGTCATCATAGCGGCATAACCAACATCGTGCCCTTGCATTTCTTCGGATAAATTAGGAAACGCCTGATTCATACTTTCTAAACTAGGGAAAATAATTAAAGATGCCAGCCCGACAATAATCCAAGGCCAAGGACGCAAAGCATAATGTGCAAAATTAAAAAATAAGGTTGCCCAAGTAGCATTTTTTTCATCTTTAGCGGCTAACATTCGCTGTGCAATATAACCACCACCACCAGGTTCTGCACCAGGATACCAAGTACTCCACCATTGCACGGCAAACGGAATTATAAACAAAGTAATTAACGATTCGGTATTTGAAAAATCAGGCAACATATTTAATTTTCCGCTTACATTTGGATGGCTTAATAAATTTGATAAACCATTTATTTCAGGCATATTTACAATATAAACTGTTGCCCAAACTGAACCAATCATGGCAAGTATAAATTGAACAAAATCGGTAAGTAAAACACCTTTTAATCCGCCTAAAGACGAATAAATAACCACAATAATAGACGAATAGATTAACATTTCTCCTTGCGAAATCCCTAATAATATATTAGCGATTTTAGCCCCTGCCAAACAAACTCCAGCCATGGTTATAATATTAAAAATTACACCTAAATAAATAGCTCTAAATCCTCTTAAAAAACCTGCCATTTTACCCGAATAGCGCAATTCATAAAATTCTAAATCGGTTGTAATTCCTGATTTTCGCCATAATTTTGCATAAAAAAATACGGTTAGCATCCCTGTAAGCAGCATTGCCCACCAAACCCAGTTTCCTGAAACACCATTTTTACGCACTAGTTCGGTTACTAAACCTGGTGTATCGGCGGCAAAAGTGGTCGCAACCATTGAAACTCCTAAAAGCCACCAAGGCATATTTCTACCTGATAAAAAAAAATCAGCACTACTTTTTCCTGCCGATTTTGATGCCCAAACACCAATAAGTAATGAAATGAGAAAAAATCCGATAATAATTGTGTAATCAAGCGTTGTTAATGTCATGTAGTTTTATTTAAAGGCCTAAATGTAGTTAAATAATATGATACGTTAAATTTCTGCTAAACTCTAAAAAATGATTTTATCTTTTGATAAAAAACCACTTAAAAAGAGTAAATTTGATATTCACTTTATTTTATGAGGAAAATAAAAAAAATAGCAGTCATGACCTCTGGAGGAGATGCTCCAGGAATGAATGCAGCAATTAGGTCGGTAGTAAGAACATGTGCTTATTATCAGACTCAATGTATGGGTATTTATAGAGGGTATCAAGGTTTAATAGAAAACGATTTAGTTTCTTTTACGGCCCGAAGTGTCAATAATATTATTAATAAAGGTGGCACTATATTAAAAACGGCGCGTTCTGATGATTTTAGAACCAAAGAAGGGCGTAAAAAAGCACATCAAAATTTATTAGACAATAAGGTTGATGCTTTAATTGTTATTGGTGGCGACGGTTCATTTACAGGAGCTGTTCTTTTTGGCAAGGAATTTGATTTTCCTGTTATCGGAATTCCTGGAACTATTGATAATGATATTTACGGAACATCCCACACTATTGGTTATGATACGGCTTTAAATACGGTTGTTGAAGCGATTGATAAAATTAGAGATACCGCATCATCGCATAATCGATTATTTTTTGTTGAGGTGATGGGAAGAGATGCGGGGTTTATCGCCTTAAATGCAGGGGTTGGTGCAGGAGCTGAAGAAATTTTAATTCCTGAAGAAAATTTAGGATTAGAGCGTATGTTAGCTTCTTTAAAGAAAAGTAGTAAAAGCGGTAAATCATCAAGTATTGTAGTGGTATCCGAAGGAGATAAAACAGGTGAAAATGTATTTGAATTAGCCAATTATGTTGAAAAAAACATGACAGCATATGAGGTTCGAGTATCTGTTTTAGGACATTTGCAAAGAGGTGGAGCTCCTAGTTGTTTTGACCGAGTTTTAGCAAGCAGATTAGGCGTAAAAGCCGTTGAATTATTACTTGACGGAAAAACCAATTTAATGGTTGGGCTTCAGAATAATAAGGTAGAAACAACTACTTTAGAAAAAGCAATAAAAGGAAATAATAGTATAAATATGGAGCTTTTAAGAGTTTCTGATATTATGACCACATAATTTAAAATAAGAATATTAAATAGTTAACATAATGATAAAAATAGGAATTAACGGGTTTGGTAGAATAGGAAGGTTAGCATTTCGTACTGCCATGAAAAGAGAAAATATACAAGTTGTTGCCATCAATGATTTGTTAGATGTGGAGTATTTAGCCTATTTATTAAAATATGATTCTGTACACGGTCGTTTTGATGGTGATATTGAAATAAAAGAAGGAAATTTAATTGTAAACGGACAAGAGATAAGAATTTCTTCGGATAAAAATCCTGAGAATTTAAAATGGGATGAAGTTTCGGCAACACATATTTTGGAAGCAACAGGTTTATTTACTGATAAAGAAAAAGCAGCTTTACATATAAAAGGAGGGGCTAAAAAAGTAATTATTTCAGCACCATCAAAAGATGCCAATATGTATGTGATGGGGGTAAACCATCAAGATTTAAAAGCCGATGAGGTGGTTTTTTCAAATGCTTCTTGTACTACAAATTGTTTGGCACCTGTAGTAAAGGTAATTAATGATGCTTACGGTTTAACCGAAGGAATTATGACTACGGTTCATGCGGCAACAGCTACACAAAATGCTGTTGATGGTTTTAATAAAAAATGGCGTAGAGGACGTTCGGCAATGAATAATATTATTCCAACATCGACAGGAGCAGGAAGTGCTTTGGTAAAAATAATTCCAGAAATGAAAGGAAAATTAACGGCAATGGCAGTTCGAGTGCCCACGGCAGATGTTTCTTTAATCGATTTGACTTTTAAAACTCAAAAGACAACTTCATTAAAAGAAATTATGGAAACTTTTAAAAAGGCTTCTCAAAATGAGTTTAAAGGAATTATAGGATATACCGAAGATGCTGTAGTTTCTCAAGATTTTGTATCAGAACCTAGAGTATCGGTAATTGACGCATCGGCAAGTATGGAACTTAATGAGCAATTTTTTAAAATCATTTCTTGGTATGATAACGAGTTTGGTTACGCTACAAAAATTGTAGATTTAATAGAATACTCCGCTTCTTTAGAAAAAATTTAAGCGTTAAATTTATAAAAAAATCCCCGTTATTAACGGGGATTTTTAATTGTTTTGAATATTTTTATTTAATGGCAATCATGCTAATTTCTACATTTACAAATTTTGGTAAATTTGCTACCTCTACAGTTTCTCTTGCAGGTGCAGTTGCTTCATCAAAATATTGGGCGTAAACGCTGTTTATTTTAGCAAAGTTATTCATATCAGAAATAAAAATAGATGCTTTTACTACGTTTTCAAAAGTCATTTCAGCAGCGGCTAAAACTTCTTTCATATTTTCCATTACTTGTTTTGTTTCAATTTCGATGGTGTCCATTACTAATTCACCATTTTCAGGATTAAAAGCAATCTGCCCTGAGGTATATAAGGTGTTTCCGCTTAAAATAGCTTGGTTATAAGGACCAATAGGTGCAGGAGCTTTTGAGGTAGTGATAATTTTTTTCATAGTTTTTATCTTTTGATATATAAGAAGTGTGTGTTACTTTCGATTAGAATAAGGCTCTATCTGGCGGTTTATTTTTATCCCATTTCAAATCGCTTAAAACAGCTGATTTTACACCGATAAAGAAATTATACGAAGTTCTTTGTCCAAAAGGTGTCCAACCGAAATTTAAACGCCAACTATCTAAATCTCTAGAAAAATTTAAATTGGTATAAGAAAATCCATTGTTTTTAATATCGTAACCAGAATTAAAACCAACGCCCCATTTGGGTGATAATTCTATATTTCCGCTAAATCGTAAAGTGTTTATATTAATACCACTTTTAAGCCCATCATTACCATAGTTCATGGTGTAAATTAAGTTTAATGTCCATGGTATTTTATGATGGTACAATACCGTTTCTGCTACGTCTTTATTTTTATTTTTTGATGTGTTAGAAAAATCATTGGCATTTTGAGATGTTTGCCCAAATAAGTCAGGAGTATCTTGCGCACCATTTCCATTATTTTTACTAGGGTCGTTTTTAGTTTCTTTATTCTTGCTAAAATCTTTGCTTGACAATGAATAGTTTGCTGTTAATCCTATTTGTTTTACTCTAAATAAATTCGCGTTAAATTTATCTATTTGCTTCCCGTTTTTATCTATTTGATACGGATCTAAAGACATATTGGTATTTAAGGCTAACTTGTCTTTAAATAATCGTGTGCTTGCGTTTACAGAAACATCACTCCAACGAATACTATCTTTAGTAATGTCATATCTGGTAGAAAAATCTAAGTTATTTAAAAGCATTATTTTCTGATCATCGGCATCGCTATCAGGGTCTTTTGGTGCAACTTTAGCTTCTAAAACATTGTTTACCGAAATACCAATTGCATTTGAGGTTCCATTTGCAGGTTTACCATATATTCCTCCTTCGAAAGGCGAATAAGTAAGTAGGTCAGTAGGGTCTGAGCTTTGCTGTACTTGTAGGTCGTAATTCTTAGCCAAATTAGGCGTGTATCCGTAGGAAATAGATGGTCTAATGGTAT encodes:
- a CDS encoding DUF2853 family protein; the encoded protein is MSKFDEKVELYKKFMDDRKLSVNLELLTAVTKGLGPSIYKTDAETVSGTDPKELLTVKNNFLIKKLGLADTPELDNAIDQVMEQIGRSERKKYRAVVYYLLTKKFNKEAVYGM
- a CDS encoding tetratricopeptide repeat protein, which codes for MSILKFESMLKTNDVYFFDAVEFETIIEHYLDIAKNSLAKKAVSLGLEQHPSSIQLKLMKVELLVFDNELKKATELLKNIEAVEPYNDEVFIQKALILSKKNKHKQAISVLNESLSFIEDPADIWSMLGMEYLYLDDYKNARLNFEKCVAFDMEDFSSLYNIVYCFDMEEKHIEAIQYLNTYIDKNPYCEVAWHQLGRKYAEIGMRREALTAFEYSILIDENFIAGYLEMAKTLEDLNRYEEAIKNYKITLKLDEPTTFSYIRIGDCYEKLENSNKAIYFYKKAVNKDPFFDKGWALLTNIYFENKNYQKALYYIKKAIEIDEINPFYWRIYSDINLKLNFYEEAVKGFYTCIELGDDEMEVYTDLADILLFLGEFDEALKILIKAKKLYEDFAEIEYRLCGLFMILDKQSYGLIHLKNALAINFELHDIINELYPTVFEHEKVQEVISDYRKALK
- a CDS encoding sodium:solute symporter family protein, whose product is MTLTTLDYTIIIGFFLISLLIGVWASKSAGKSSADFFLSGRNMPWWLLGVSMVATTFAADTPGLVTELVRKNGVSGNWVWWAMLLTGMLTVFFYAKLWRKSGITTDLEFYELRYSGKMAGFLRGFRAIYLGVIFNIITMAGVCLAGAKIANILLGISQGEMLIYSSIIVVIYSSLGGLKGVLLTDFVQFILAMIGSVWATVYIVNMPEINGLSNLLSHPNVSGKLNMLPDFSNTESLITLFIIPFAVQWWSTWYPGAEPGGGGYIAQRMLAAKDEKNATWATLFFNFAHYALRPWPWIIVGLASLIIFPSLESMNQAFPNLSEEMQGHDVGYAAMMTYLPAGLLGIVLTSLIAAFMSTISTQLNWGSSYIVNDFYSRFINKEASEKQKVVVGRISTVLLMICAALFSFYLQSAKDVFDLLLQIGAGTGLLFILRWFWSRINPYSEIAAMGISFVIAFFFFINRKLENPFFEIAGYWQLIIGVVITTFGWILVTLLTKPTDKKTIDNFESLIFEGEDKFKNIGIKIVGFITGTIGVYSFLFATGNWIYGKTLLASILTVTTLICVGILLKIWKRIS
- the pfkA gene encoding 6-phosphofructokinase; the protein is MRKIKKIAVMTSGGDAPGMNAAIRSVVRTCAYYQTQCMGIYRGYQGLIENDLVSFTARSVNNIINKGGTILKTARSDDFRTKEGRKKAHQNLLDNKVDALIVIGGDGSFTGAVLFGKEFDFPVIGIPGTIDNDIYGTSHTIGYDTALNTVVEAIDKIRDTASSHNRLFFVEVMGRDAGFIALNAGVGAGAEEILIPEENLGLERMLASLKKSSKSGKSSSIVVVSEGDKTGENVFELANYVEKNMTAYEVRVSVLGHLQRGGAPSCFDRVLASRLGVKAVELLLDGKTNLMVGLQNNKVETTTLEKAIKGNNSINMELLRVSDIMTT
- the gap gene encoding type I glyceraldehyde-3-phosphate dehydrogenase; protein product: MIKIGINGFGRIGRLAFRTAMKRENIQVVAINDLLDVEYLAYLLKYDSVHGRFDGDIEIKEGNLIVNGQEIRISSDKNPENLKWDEVSATHILEATGLFTDKEKAALHIKGGAKKVIISAPSKDANMYVMGVNHQDLKADEVVFSNASCTTNCLAPVVKVINDAYGLTEGIMTTVHAATATQNAVDGFNKKWRRGRSAMNNIIPTSTGAGSALVKIIPEMKGKLTAMAVRVPTADVSLIDLTFKTQKTTSLKEIMETFKKASQNEFKGIIGYTEDAVVSQDFVSEPRVSVIDASASMELNEQFFKIISWYDNEFGYATKIVDLIEYSASLEKI
- a CDS encoding Rid family detoxifying hydrolase, producing MKKIITTSKAPAPIGPYNQAILSGNTLYTSGQIAFNPENGELVMDTIEIETKQVMENMKEVLAAAEMTFENVVKASIFISDMNNFAKINSVYAQYFDEATAPARETVEVANLPKFVNVEISMIAIK